The following nucleotide sequence is from Lepus europaeus isolate LE1 chromosome 16, mLepTim1.pri, whole genome shotgun sequence.
agatagatatatatcttctctcctctgattcactcccaaatgcctgcagcagctggggccaggctgggccaaagccgggagccggaaattccatctgggtctcccacaacgATGACggggactcaagtactcgagccattacCTGTCgcctccaaggatgcacattactaggaagctgggtCCAAAGCGGACTCAGGACTCCAAACCAAGAACCCAGAGTTGGGAGAGGCGTGTACCAAGTGTGCCTTGACGACCACACCGCATGCCTGTCCCTAATGGCTCTCTGATGGAAGTTTCTATCCTTGTTCATCCATGGAGTTGACATGGGGGCACTCAAATTGTGTTAAATCACTCCGTGGAGTTACGTGAGAGTTGCTACCTCTGTCAGCAGGGctgattttgtttctgtgttctctGGGAAGAtgcttccattctgtcagttcacgttttttttggtaagatttatgtatttggctttttttctcctttcctccacCACCGTGGTGGGTGTCCCTGACTCTTCCTCACCATGTCTTCTCACAAGACCTTCAGAATCAAGAGGTTCctggccaaaaaacaaaaacaaaaccgccCCATTCCGCAATGGATTCCGATGAAAACTGGTAATAAAATCAggtataaggccggcgccgcggctcactaggctaatcctccgccttgcacaccgggttctagtcctggtcggggcaccgatcctgtcccagttgcccctcttccaggccagctctctgctgtggccagggagtgcagtggaggatggcccaagtgcttgggccctgcaccccatgggagacgaggagaagcacctggctcctggcttctgatcagcgcggtgtgctggccgcagcgcgcctaccgcggcggccattggagggtgaaccaacggcaaaaggaagacctttctctctgtctctctctcactgtccactctgcctgtcaaaaaaaaaaaaaaaaaaatcaggtataaCTCCAAGAGGAGACATTGGAGAAGAACCAAGCTGGGTCTATAAAGATTTGCACTCAAATGGCGTgttcatttcttctgtctcaatgTCACTATCACCACATCAAGCTGAAGATGTCACCATCATCTGGACAGCTGGACATGTTTGATTAGGGCTGTGACCAGTGGGCTGGTTCAGTAATAAATATGTGagaccttttgaaaaaaaaaaaagatttatgtatttgaaagacagaatgagagagaaagagaaagagagagagagagagagagagagaatctcctattggctggttcactccccagatggccacaacagttatgtagcagggacccaactacttgtggTTTCCAATTTTCAGTCTCTCATTTGCTCTTTCAACAGCTCCACTGTCTCCTTCCCAGAGAGGCCTTCCTGACCATCCTGTCTAAAGGAGTGATTTCTCCAAGTCAGTTTCAACCATAGCCGCGTGTGCTGGCAGCCACAGCAGGTGTTAGCATTGAAAATGATCTTGGTCACCCCTCCCTGGAAAATATAAACACCATGGGAATGGGGATCTCGACTGTACTCTTTTCCAGCACCCACGAGAATGCTAGTCAGGTGGGTGTTCATTGAGCGAAGGAATAAATGAGGGGCATACTTACAACGGCAACAAAGCAAAATGTGTGGCCACAGATGCACACCAAGAAGGAAGTCTGAATCAAAATAGTAGCCATGGTGGTAACTGTTTCCAAAAAGCCACTGTGATGAACCCCAGGCAGTGCCCTCATCTCGTCAGCTTCCCCATGAAATACAACATGGCTCTTTGTCACATCCtccttccagagagagagggagagagagggagggagggagggagagagagagagggagggagagggagggagagagagggaaagagagggagagagagggagagagagagggagagagagagagggagagagagagagagagagggagagggagggagagagagggagagagagagagggagagagagggagagagagagagggagggagggagggagggagagagagagagggagggagggagaaagggagagagagggagggagggagggagggagaaagagagagggagggagagagagagggaaagagggagagagagggagagagagagagagagagagggagagagagggagggagagagaggagagggagggagagagagagggagagagagggacagagagagagggagggagagagagggagggagggagagggagggagagggacagagagagagggagggagagagagggagggagagggagggacagagggagagagagagggagggagagggagggagggagagagagagagggagagagagggagggagagagagagagggagagagagagagagagagagagagggagagagagagagagagagagagagagggagggagggagagagagggagggagggagagagagagagaaggaaacttgGATTTCACGAAGTGTTGGTAACTAGTGGTGAACACAGCACTTAGTGTAGGCCAGGATGCTTGTAAGCCCTTTACCTGCACTTACACATTTAAATCTCACAGAATCATGGCACAGGTGCTATTGTCAGTATTCTTGTTAATAAGATAAGGAAAACCTTGGCAGATGGAATCACACAAGGCCACAGGGTCAGAGGTGCGACAGGGGCCAGGGCTAGGAGTGGGGCCCTTTGATCTTCGTGTCCCACACTCAGGGAGAAGTCGGGGAAGGCACAGGAGAGAAACGGTGGGGAAGGGTCTGTCACACAGCACACGGCGCAGCAGTAGAAATCCCTGGTAAGCCCCTCAGCACCTCCTGCAACGTTGCAGCCACGCTGCCCCGCCACCTCCGCCGAGTGGGCTCCGCAGCTGGCCAAGCACTAAGACTGTGTCTTCATTTTCACTCCCACATCCATCATTCCGCTTAGCAGGAATGTTCAAAGGATCTTCttaagaatgaaataataaatgatCTTTTTCCTGTACAAATTTATTTACTAAAATGTTGAGATGTGCGGTGGCACTTGTGAGATATGAAATGAAATCTGTATTTTCACTTGGCCTTGGAATATGCTCCTTGCCCATGGAACACCCTAAGTGATAGACATCTACCTCCCCAGGCTGTGTAGACCCAGCAACACCAGTTCTTTCAGGAAGGAAGTTGTACCTGGCAAACGCACCCTCAACCCCCAATATTCCCCATTTGTTGTGTAGCTTGGCTTGTCCCTGTGCGTATCCACATACCTCTGTGATCCAGAGGTGGCCAAGGGGGCCATCTTAGCTCATCAACTTTGGGACTCGGAAGGAGCTGTTCTGGGTGACCCTGGCCTCTGAGCACTCAAGAGGGCCCTGCCACTTTGTTGAGTGCCTTGCCCCACAGCTCCAATGGCTGACTGAGCACTGGACACCCAGTGAGGCGCCCCTTACCCCACAGGACACCTGCCATGCATGACAATAGTGCAACTCCGCCCAGCTTTCAAGAAGAACCACATGGACCCCAGCTTTGAAGCCATGCATCGGCCTGAAGACGCAGTTTGCAAACATCAAGTCTGTCTAGTGCTTGATTGGAAAGCACATGTGTGTTAACTCCAGGACACATCTCTTGACCCAGTGGCCCCATTTAGCCCACGTCCTATTACTCTTACTTCCCCGGGAGACACTTGGTTGCAGACCTGTCTGTGTCTGTTTTGACTGTCTGTGACTAAGC
It contains:
- the LOC133775375 gene encoding large ribosomal subunit protein eL39-like, whose amino-acid sequence is MSSHKTFRIKRFLAKKQKQNRPIPQWIPMKTGNKIRYNSKRRHWRRTKLGL